GCGGTTCCCCCTTGACGTGAACGGGCTTTCTTTCTACCACTCACGGCATGGCGCAAAAGCGACCGGTCCGCCCCTTGTACCCAAGGGAGGACCGGCCTGTGATGCCCTCGTTATGCGTCGCGGACGCGAAGTGCGGCTACGCGTCCTCGGCCAGCTCCAGCCAACGCATCTCCAATTCCTCCCGCTCCCCCGCGAGTTCCCGGAGCTCCGCGTCGAGCTTCGCCACCTTCTCGAAATCGGTGGCGTTGTCGGCGATCTGCGCGTGCAGCTTCGCCTCCTTGTCGGAGAGCTTGTCGAGCTGCCGCTCGACCTTCTGCAGCTCCTTCTTGGCGGCGCGGGCGTCGGCGGCGGAAACGCCGGACTTCTGCTGCGCGGGCGCGGCGGCGGGCGTCGGGAGGGACGCCTCGATCATCTTCTGCCGCCGCTCCAGGTACTCCTCGATGCCGCGCGGCAGCATCCGCAGGGTCTTGTCGCCGAGCAGCGCGAACGTCCGGTCCGTGGTGCGCTCGATGAAGAACCGGTCGTGGGAGATGACGACCATGGAGCCCGGCCAGCCGTCGAGGAGGTCCTCCAGCTGGGTCAGGGTCTCGATGTCGAGGTCGTTGGTGGGCTCGTCGAGGAAGAGGACGTTCGGCTCGTCCATCAGCAGCCGGAGCAGCTGGAGGCGGCGCCGCTCGCCACCGGACAGGTCACCGACGGGAGTCCACTGCTTCTCCTTCGAGAACCCGAACTGCTCGCACAGCTGCCCGGCGGTCATCTCGCGGCCCTTGCCGAGGTCGACCCGGTCGCGGATCTGCTGCACGGCCTCCAGGACGCGCAGCGTGGCGGGGAGCTCGGTGACGTCCTGGGAGAGGTAGGCGAGCCGGACGGTCTTGCCGACGACGATCTTCCCGGCGGCGGGCTGCTTCTCGCCCTGGCTGACGGCCGCCTCGGCGAGCGCCCGCAGGAGTGAGGTCTTGCCCGCGCCGTTGACGCCGACGAGGCCGATGCGGTCGCCGGGCCCGAGCTGCCAGGTGAGGTGCTTGAGCAGCTCCTTGGGGCCGGCGGTGATGCTCACGTCCTCCAGGTCGAAGACCGTCTTGCCGAGGCGGGCGTTGGCGAACTTCATCAGCTCGCTGGTGTCGCGCGGCGGCGGCACGTCGGCGATCAGCTCGTTCGCGGCCTCGATGCGGTAGCGCGGCTTGGAGGTACGGGCGGGGGCGCCGCGCCGCAGCCAGGCCAGCTCCTTGCGCATCAGGTTCTGCCGCTTGGCCTCCTCCGTGGCGGCGATCCGCTCGCGCTCGGCGCGGGCGAAGACGTAGTCGGAGTAGCCGCCCTCGTACTCGTGCACGTCACCGCGCTGCACGTCCCACATGCGGGTGCAGACCTGGTCGAGGAACCAGCGGTCGTGGGTGACGCAGACGAGCGCCGAGCGGCGGTTCTGGAGGTGGCCGGCGAGCCAGGCGATGCCCTCGACGTCGAGGTGGTTGGTGGGCTCGTCGAGGACGATCAGGTCCTGCTCCTCGATGAGGAGCTTCGCGAGCGCGATGCGCCGCCGCTCGCCACCGGAGAGCGGCCCGATGATCGTGTCGAGGCCCTTCTCGAACCCCGGCAGGTCGAGCCCGCCGAAGAGCCCCGTGAGCACGTCGCGGATCTTCGCGCTGCCCGCCCACTCGTGGTCGGCCATGACGCCGATGACCTCGTGCCGGATGGTGGCCTTCGGGTCGAGGGAGTCGTGCTGCGTGAGCACCCCGAGCCGCAGCCCGCCGCTGTGGGTGACGCGGCCGGTGTCGGCCTCCTCCAGCTTGGCGAGCATCCGGATGAGGGTGGTCTTGCCGTCGCCGTTGCGCCCGACGACCCCGATCCGGTCCCCTTCGGAGACGCCGAGCGAGACCCCGTCGAGCAGGGCACGGGTGCCGTACACCTTGCTGACGTTCTCGACATTGACCAGGTTGACGGCCACGTTGACTCCTGTACGGGGTGATCGATCGACGTCCAGGGTACGTGGGCCGGGGCCGTGGCCGGGGCGCCAGGACGCAGGACCTGGGCCGCCGACGTCGCAGCGACGCGCGACCCGGTCACCAAGACGTACACCTGCACCGGCGTCCACCGGGACCGGCTGGGGCTCGCTGTGCCCTTCCCCATCGACATCGACCTCACCGAGATCGACGAGATGTGGGCCGCTCCACCAGGAGCCAGCCCGCCAGCGTCATCGCCACCGCCGCCGGGGCGGTGACGCGGACCGCGACCAGGGTCGCCGTGTGGCCCTCCAGAAGGCCGCCGAGGCCGGTCATCGACAGGCCGAGGACCCCGAACAGGGCCAGCGTGACGCCCAAGGCGGCCAGTGGCGCGGAGCCGCCCTCGCGGCGGGCCGGGGCCGGGGCCTCGAAGCGGCGGAAGACGGACACCAGGAGCGCCGTGAGGAGTGCCGCCGCAGCGAACCGGAGCGGGACCTGCGCCCACCAGGCGGCCGAGGCCGGGGGCGGGAGTTCCACGCCGAGGCCGAGCAGTGCCCCGTACACTCCGAGCATGGCCGTCAGGTGCCACAGGAACGCCGTCATCGCGATCCCGTTCGCGGCGACCACCGTCCGCCACACCCCGGCGCGGGCCACGAACCGCGCCCCCGGGCCCTTCAGGAGCTCGACCGCGCCGACCAGCCACAGGCCGTGGCAGAGCAGGGCGAGGGTCGGCGGCGCCATGTTCGACACCTTCTCCCCCGGCATGCCGACCATCGACAGCGGGTACGGCCCGAGGGCGACCAGCGCGGTCGCTCCGAGAAGGCCCGCGCCGGCGAGCAGGGCCGGGCGGCGGATCATGCCGTCGGCGCGGAGGAAGCCGAGCTGGTGGACCGCGAGCCACACGAACGCGAAGTTCAGGAACTCCACGAAGGGCACGTCCGCCGCGAACCGCAGCACGTCCACCACGACCGCCCCGCCGACGAGCGCGCCGAACGCGCCCCAGCCCCACCGCTCGTGCAGCCGCAGCAGCGGCGGCGTGAAGGCCACCATCGCGAGGTAGATCCCGATGAACCACAGCGGCTGGGTGACGAGCCGCAGCGCGACCCCGGTGAGCCCTCCGTCCGCGCCGGACAGCTGGAGCACGAGCGCGGCCGCGCCCCACACCCCGACGAACACCATCGTCGGCCGCAGCAGCCGCTGGAGCCGGGCCCGCAGGAAGGCCGCATACTGCGGGCGCGAGCGGTGGGCGAGGGCGTGCGAGAAGCCGCCGACGAAGAAGAACACCGGCATCACCTGGAACACCCAGGTCACCACCTGGAGCCCCGGCACGACGGCGAGCAGGTTCCCGACCTGCCCGTCGGCGGTGACGGCCGCCATCAGCCAGTGCCCGAGCACGACGACGGCGAGCGAGGCGACCCGGAGCAGGTCGACGTACCGGTCGCGCGAGGCCGGGGTGGCCTCGGCGAGTTCACGCGCGCTGATTCCCATGGAGGTACGGTCCCGTGGCCGCCCGGCGGGGCGACAGGGCGCGCGTACTCAACCGGCGCCTGAGTACGGGCGGCGGCCCCGCCCCTCGCGCCGGGCGAGCGAGGCGCCCCGGTGGGCGGCCGCGGCGGAGGCCCCGGGCGAAGGCGACCGGAAGGGGTCGGGGGCCGTGCGGACCAACCGGGGTCATCGCGTCGGCCACGCGGGCGACGGCCGGGCGAGGCTGCCCCGTACCGGGGCGGCGGGTCGCCATGGTCGTCCCATGTCACCGACTCCCGAGACTCCCGAGGAGAGGCCCATGCGTCGCGTCCCCCGCCTGGCCGCCGTGGCCGCCGCCACCGCCGCCCTCACCGTGCTCGCCGCAGGACCCGCGTCGGCCGTCGACCCGACCGTCACGGACCCGCGCATCGTCGCCCACTTCGACTTCGCCGCCGGGGAGACCCCGGAGAACATCGCCCTCGCGCCCGACGGCTCCGCCTACCTGACCTTCGCCTACGCCCACAAGGTGGTGCGGGTCGGCAAGGACGGGTCCGGGCCGACGGACGTCGCGACCTTCCCCACGGTGGTCGACCCGCCGGCGGCCCTCGTCACGGGCATCGCCCGCGCCCACGACGGCACCCTGTACGTCAACTACGCCACCGGCACCGCCGACGAGAACGGCATCTGGCGCATCCGCCCCGACGGCAGCGCGCCCCAGCGGATCGTGAAGGTGCCGATGAGCGGCTTCCCCAACGGTCTCGCCCTCGACGAGAAGTGCAACACCCTGTACGCCGCCGACTCGGCACGCGGCCGCGTGTGGAGCGCACCGGTGCCCGCAGGGGACGAAGAGGTGGCGGCGACGGTCTGGGCCGACGACGCGGCCCTCCGACCGACCGAGAAGCTCCCCTTCGGCGCCAACGGCCTGAAGATCCACGACGGCGCCGTCTGGGTGTCCAACACCGCCCACGGGACCCTGCTCCGCATCCCGATCGGGAAGGACGGGACCGCGGGCCCGATCCGGACCCGGGCGACCGGGCTCACCGGGATCGACGACTTCGCCTTCACCGGCCACGGCGACACGGTCCTCGCCGCGCTGATCCAGGCCGACAAGCTGGAGCTCGTCCGTCCCGACGGCACCCACAAGACCGTCCTCACCGGCACGGACGGCCTCGACGGCCCGACCTCCGTGGCGGTCCGCGCCAAGACCGTCTACGTCCCCAGCGCGGCCTACTTCGACACCGTGAACCCGGACCCGAACCTCCTCCTGGCCCGGATCTCCAGGAACAAGCTCTGACCGGCCTCATACGACGCCCCCGGGGCCGTGCGGCCCAACCGGGCTCATCGCGTCGGCCACGCGGGCGACGGCCGGGCGAGGCTGCCCCCTGCCGGGGGCGGCGGGTCGCCATGGTCGTCCCATGTCACCGACTCCCGAGGAGAGGCCCATGCGCCGCATTCCCCGCCTGGCCGCCGCCACCGCGGCCGCCGCCGCCCTCACCGTGCTCGCCGGCGGCCCCGCGTCGGCCGTCGACCCGACCGTCACGGACCCGCACATCGTCGCCCACTTCGACTTCGCCGCCGGCGAGACGCCGGAGAACATCGCCCTCGAACCCGACGGCTCCGCCGACATCACCCTCGCCTTCGCGCACAAGGTCGTCCGCGTCGCCAAGGACGGCACCAAGACGCCCGTCGCCGAGCTCCCCACGGTGGCGAACCCGCAGACGCCGAACCTCGGCGCCGCCCTCGCCCTCGGCATCGCCCGCGCCCACGACGGCACCCTGTACGTCGCCTACGCCACCGGCACCGCCGAGACCGGCATCTGGCGCATCGCCCCCGGCGGCGGCGCGCCGCGGCAGATCGCCCAGCTGCCCGCCGACGCGTTCCCCAACGGCATCGCCCTCGACGAGCACTGCGACACCCTCTACGCCGCCGATTCGAACCGCGGCGAGGTGTGGAGCATCCCGCTGGACGGCGGAGACCCCTTCGTCTGGGCCTCGGGGCCGGAGCTCGCGCCGTCCCCGCAGCTCCCCTTCGGCGCCAACGGCCTCAAGCTCCACGACGGCGCCGTCTGGGTGTCCAACACGGCCCAGAGCACCCTGCTCCGCATCCCGTTCGAGGAGGACCGGAGCGCGGGTCCCATCGAGACCCGGGCCACCGGGCTCACCGGGATCGACGACTTCACCTTCGCCGGCCACGACGACACGGTCCTCGCCGCACTGAACACGGTCAACAAGCTGGAGCTCGTACGCCCCGACGGCACCCACAAGACCGTCCTCACCGAGGCAGACGGGCTCGACAACCCGACCTCCGCGGCCGTACGCGCCAAGACCCTCTACGTGAACAGCGCGGCCTTCTTCGACACCGTGGCCCCGGACCCGAACCTCCTCCTGGCCCGGATCTCCAGGAACAAGCTCTAGAGGACCGTCGCGCCCGGCGCCGGAGACGTCGTCGGGCGGGCCGCACGGCAGGTGCCGGAGGCGGTGAGGGCGGCGGCTACCGTGGCCGCCGCCTCCGCGTCCTTCACCAGGAACGCCGTCGTCGGGCCCGAGCCCGAGACCAGCGCCGCGAGCGCGCCCGCCTCCGTGCCGACCGTCAGGGTCTCGGCGAGCGACGGGCGCAGGGAGAGCGCCGGAGCCTGGAGGTCGTTGGCGAGGGTGGCGGCGAGAGCGGTGGTGTCGCCGGTCGCCAGGGCCTCCAGGAGCGCCGGGGAGGCGGCCGGCTCGGGGACGTCCACGCCCTCCGCGAGGCGGTCGAACTCGCCGTACACCGCCGGCGTCGAAAGACCGCCGTCGGCGACGGCGAACACCCAGTGGAAGGTGCCCCCGACCGGCAGCTCCGTCAGCTTCTCGCCGCGCCCGGTGCCGAGCGCCGCCCCGCCGACGAGGCTGAACGGCACGTCGGAGCCGAGTTCGGCGCAGATCTCCAGGAGCGTCTCGCGCGGGCTGTCCAGGCCCCAGAGCGCGTCGCAGGCGAGCAGCGCGCCCGCGCCGTCCGCGCTGCCGCCGGCCATGCCGCCGGCGACCGGGATGTCCTTCTTGATGTGCAGGTGCACGTCGGGGGAGATGCCGTGCCGGGCGGCGAGCAGTTCGGCGGCGCGCGCGGCCAGGTTGCTGCGGTCCAGCGGCACCTTGTCGGCGTCCGGACCCTCGCAGGTGACGGTCAGCTCGGCGGCGGGGGTGGCGGTGACCTCGTCGTACAGGGAGACGGCGAGGAACACGTTGGCCAGGTCGTGGAAGCCGTCGGGGCGGGCGGCGCCGACCGCGAGCTGGACGTTGACCTTCGCCGGGACGCGTACGGTCACGCCGGGCGCGGCGGCCGACGCGGACCGGGCGCCCCGGGACTCCGTACCGCCGCTCATGCCTTCGCCTCCGGCTTGTTCTCCGCGATCCGTGCGAACTCCTCGACCGTCAGCGACTCGCCCCGCGCCTGCGGCGAGATCCCGGCCTTCACCAGGGCCTCCTCCGCCGCCGCGGGCGAGCCCGCCCAGGTCGCCAGGGCGGCGCGCAGGGTCTTGCGGCGCTGCGCGAAGGCCGCGTCGACGACCGCGAAGACCTCCTGCCGGGTGGCGGTGGTCGGCAGCGGTTCGGTGCGGCGGACGAGGGAGACGAGGCCGGAGTCGACGTTCGGCGCGGGCCAGAACACGTTGCGGCCGATGGCGCCGGCGCGCTTGACCTCGGCGTACCAGTTGGCCTTGACGGAGGGGACCCCGTACACCTTGTTGCCGGGCTTCGCGGCGAGCCGGTCGGCGACCTCGGCCTGGACCATGACGAGGGTCCGCTCGATGGTCGGGAACCGCTCCAGCATGTGGAGCAGGACGGGCACGGCCACGTTGTACGGCAGGTTCGCGACGAGCGCGGTGGGCGGCGGGCCCGGGAGCTCCTCGACGTGCATCGCGTCGGAGTGGACGAGCGCGAAGCGGTCCTTCTTCTGCGGCATGCGGGCGGCGATCGTCGACGGCAGCGCGGCGGCGAGGACGTCGTCGATCTCGACGGCCGTCACGCGGTCGGCGGCCTCCAGGAGGGCCAGGGTGAGGGAGCCGAGTCCGGGACCCACCTCCACGACCACGTCGTCGGGCCGCACCTCGGCCGTGCGGACGATCCGCCGGACGGTGTTGGCGTCGATGACGAAGTTCTGGCCCTTCTGCTTCGTGGGGCGCACGCCGAGGGCGGCGGCCAGCTCACGGATGTCGGCGGGGCCGAGGAGGGCGTCGGGGCTTTCGGGGCCGGTGGTGGTGCTCACCGGTACAGCGTACGGGGCGCGGGTGGGGCCGACCTACGGCTCACCGGTACGGGCCCGCCCTGCCCGGCCCACGGCCCACGGCCCACGGCCCACGGGTACGGGTACGGGTACGGGTACGGGTACGGGCGGCGGCTACCCGTGGGTGAGCCGGCGCCCGCAGTGGGGCCAGGGGCTCGCCCCCCGCTGCACGTACAGCTTCTTCGCGCGGAAGGTCTGTTCGGCGGCGGGCGCGTTCTGGGCGGTGCCGGTGCCGCCGAGGGCGTGCCAGGTGCCGGGGTCGAACTGGTAGAGCCCGCCGTACGTCCCCGAGGGGTCGACCGCGTTCGGGCGGCCGCCGGACTCGCAGGCGGCGAGGGCGCCCCAGTCGAGGCCGTCGGCGCCGGCGACGGAGGTGGGCAGCGGCCGGGTGCCGATCCGCACCTTGCGGCTGACGGGCTCGCGGACGATCTCCTCGCCGGTCCTACGGGGCCGCTGCCTGACGCCGTTGACCGTGCGCAGGCTGTACGTGACGCGGCGGACGCCCGGGACGCCCTGCCGTTCGACGGCCTCGGTGCCCGCGAAGAGCTCGGGGTCGCGGACCTGCTCGACGGCGTACGGGACGGACTCCTCCCGCACCTGCTTGGAGCCGGTGATGCGGAGCACGTTCACGGTCTGGCCGTCGCGGGGGAAGGAGTCGGCCGGGACGGAGGTGGTGTCCTGGCCGGAGAGGGTGATCCCGGCCTCGGTGAGGGCTTCCCGGACGGTGGCGGCGTTCGTGCGGATGGTCCGTTCGCGCCCGTCGGCCAGGAAGGTGACGGCCCGCTCGGTGCGGACGTCGAGGGCGAGGCCCTGGCGGGAGATGGTGGCGCCGCGGGAGGCCGAGAGGTAGGCGCCCTCGGCACGGACCCCGAGCTGGCGCAGGGCGCCCTCGACGGTCCCGGCGGTCGTCCAGACCTGGCGGCGCTGCCCGTCGAGGGTGAGGGAGACCGGCCGGCCGTAGCGGACGACGATCTCGTCGCCGCTGGCCAGGGCCTCGCCGGGGCCGGGGGCGACGATGTCGTGGTCGCCGACGGCGACGCCCTCGTCGGCGAGGAGCTCCCGCACGTCGTCGGCGAAGGTGTGGAGGGTGCGGGGGACGCCGTCGACGGTGAGCTCGACGGCCTTGTCGTCGGCGACGAAGGCGCTGGTGCCGCCGGCGAGGAAGGCGACGACGAGGGCCTGCGGAACGAGTTTCCGCAGGCCCTCGCCCGTGCCGCCGGAGGCCTTGCGGCGGCGGGCGGCCCGGCGGGCCCCGGCGCGGGAGCCCTGCCCGGGCACGACGGCGGGGGCGGGCAGGAGGCCCGGCACGACGAGGGGCGCCGTCTGCGTCGGCTGCTCGTGGACGGGCAGGGTCGCGCCCGCGCCCCGCCGTCCGACTCGGTGACTGCCCTGGGAAGTGCTCACGAGGCCGGGACACTAGCCCCGACGACCGCTACTCTCCCGGACGACCCGACTACGACACGTAACCGTTATGGATCGGTGATGCTCAGTAGTCGAAGGCGCGGGCCGTGTTCACTGCGATCGCCTCGGCCAGCTCGTTCTCCCCGATCCCGCGCACCTCGGCCATGGCCCGGACGGTGACCGGGATCAGGTATGGGGCGTTCGGGCGGCCGCGGAAGGGCGCCGGGGTGAGGAAGGGGGCGTCGGTCTCGACGAGGACCAGTTCGAGCGGGGCGACCGCGAGCGCGTCCCGCAGGTACTGGGCGTTCTTGAAGGTGACGTTGCCGGCGAAGGACATGTAGTAGCCCTTGGCGGCGCAGATCTCGGCCATGGCGGCGTCGCCGGAGTAGCAGTGGAAGACGGTCCGCTCGGGGGCGCCCTCCTCGTCCAGGACGCGCAGGACGTCGGCGTGGGCCTCCCGGTCGTGGATGACGAGGGCCTTGCCGTGGCGCTTGGCGATCTCGATGTGGGCGCGGAAGGAACGCTCCTGCGCGGCGATGCCCTCGGGGCCCGTACGGAAGAAGTCGAGGCCGGTCTCGCCGACGCCGCGCACGTACGGCAGGGCGGCGAGCCGGTCGATCTCGCCCAGGGCGTCGTCGAGGGCAGAGTCGCCGCCGCCCGGGCGGGCACCCTGGCGGGACCAGCCGTCCGGGTCGCCGAGGACGATCCGCGGGGCTTCGTTCGGGTGCAGCGCGACGGCGGCGTGCACGTTCTCGTGGGCGGCGGCCGTCTCGGCGGCCCACTGCGAGCCCTTCACGTCGCAGCCGACCTGGACGACGGTGGTCACGCCGACGGCGGCGGCCTTGACGAGGGCCTCCTCGACGGTCCCTGACTGCAGGTCCATGTGGGTGTGCGAGTCCGCGACCTCCACGAGGAGGGGTTCGGGCAGCGGCGGCGGGGCGTCCTTGGCACTCATGGCCCCGATCGTACGAGGGCCATGAGTGCCGACGCGCGGGGTTACCGGTGGCCTCCTGGTGACACCGGAGCGGGTCGCGTGTGGACTACTGGTGACGTCGGAAGGGGTGGAAGAGGTCGGACAGGTGCCAGTGGTGCGGTACCGGCGGCGCCGGCGGCTTCTCGGGAACGTCCTCGGTCAGCTCCTGGCCGATGGGTCCGGCCGGCGAGACGGGCTTCGTCGCCCGCGCCCCGTGCTGGTGCTTCTCGGTCGCGGCGACCAGGTCGAGCACCGACGACACCTGCCCCGCGCGCATGATGCGGACGACGTGTCCGCCGCAGTTCATGCAGGTGGGGCTGGACAGCGGGGAAGGGACCCGCTCTCCGTCGGCCTTGTAGACGACGAATTCCTGGCCGGCGGCGTCGACGTGGTGCTCGATGTCGTACGCCTGCTCCCAGCCGTATCCACAGCGCATGCAGGCGAAGGCGTACGCCTCATGGGCGACGGATATGCCGGTGCCGGTGATCTCGCTCATGCCAGCTCCTCTCCACTGATCAGTGGACGCCTTTTCGGGCCGGAGCGCATCAGCGGGGAAGGAACCATGGAAGGCTTTTGGTCCTTCCCTTGCCAAGCGCCCTAGGAAGAGTCCCGGCGCCGGGTTCGGCTTTGCCTTTCAGATTAGTCCTTTGCCCTTTCCAGGGCTCGACGCGTCCGCATTCTTTGCCGCCACCACGGCATCGAACACCTCCCGCTTGGGAAGTCCCGCCTCCGCCGCGACGGCGGCGATCGCCTCCTTGCGGCGCTCCCCCGCCTCCTCGCGCACCCGCACCCTGCGCACCAGCTCCTCCGCGTCGAGCTCGGCGGGGCCGGTCTCCGGGGCGCCCTCGACGACGACGGTGATCTCGCCGCGCACGCCCTCCTTCGCCCAGTCCGCGAGCTCGCCGAGCGGGCCGCGCTTGACCTCCTCGTACGTCTTGGTCAGCTCGCGGCAGACGGCGGCCCGGCGGTCGGCGCCGAAGACCTCGGCCATCGCGGCGAGGGTGTCGTCGAGGCGGTGCGGGGCCTCGAAGTAGACGAGGGTCCGTCGCTCGTCCGCGACCTCGCGGAGGCGGCCCAGGCGCTCGCCGGCCTTCCTCGGCAGGAAGCCCTCGAAGCAGAAGCGGTCCACGGGGAGCCCGGAGAGGGCGAGCGCGGTGAGCACGGCGGACGGGCCGGGGACGGCCGTCACCTTGATGTCCTGCTCGACGGCGGCGGCGACGAGCCGGTAGCCGGGGTCGGAGACGGACGGCATGCCCGCGTCGGTCACGAGCAGCACCCGGGCGCCGCCGACCAGGGCCTCGACGAGCTCCGGCGTACGGGCGGACTCGTTGCCCTCGAAGTACGAGACGACCCGGCCCGTGGTGTGGATGCCGAGCGCCCGGGTGAGGCCGCGCAGCCTCCGGGTGTCCTCGGCGGCCACGATGTCCGCGCTCTGCAGCTCGGTGGCGAGCCGGGGCGGGGCGTCCGCGATGTCACCGATGGGGGTCCCTGCGAGTACCAGCGTTCCTGTCACATGCGACATCCTCCCAGCCCGGACAGGCGACGCGCACAGGCGCGTTCCCTACGATGGCGCGGTGACCAGTACCGCACCCGAGGCCCTGGAGGGCCAGCACCCCGTGGCGGCGCCCGTGGCAGAGCCCTCTTCATGGCAGCAGAGGCTGCGGCGCTTCGGCTACGTGCCGCCCGCCGGAGAGCCGATCGGGCTGCGGGAGCGGCTCGTCCCCCCGTACACCCGGCCGTCCGAGCGGACGTGGTCGCTCCTCGGCATCGGCCCCGGCGGCGCCGAGCGGCTGTGGCGGCTGCTGGCCTGGGGCGGTCCGCTCCTGGTCACGGCGGTCGCGGGCCTGCTGCGGTTCTGGAACCTGGGCAAGCCGCACGCGGTGATATTCGACGAGACGTACTACGCCAAGGACTCCTGGGCCCTGATCAACCAGGGGTACGAGGGGGCCTGGCCGAAGGACATCGACAAGACGATCCTGAAGGACCCGGGGTCGGTCCTGATCCCGACCGACCCCGGCTATGTCGTGCACCCGCCGATGGGCAAATGGGTGATCGGCGTCGGCGAGAAGCTCTTCGGCTTCGAGCCCTTCGGCTGGCGCTTCATGGTGGCGCTGCTCGGCACGCTGTCCGTGCTGATGCTGTGCCGGATCGGCCGCCGCCTGTTCCGCTCGACGTTCCTGGGCTGTCTGGCGGGCCTGCTGCTCGCCGTCGACGGGCTGCACTTCGTGATGAGCCGCACGGCGCTGCTCGACCAGGTGCTGATGTTCTTCGTGCTCGCCGCCTTCGGCTGCCTAGTCCTCGACAGGGACCGGACGCGGGCGCGGCTCGCGGCCGCGCTCCCCGAGGACGAGGAGGGCGTGCTCCGGCCGGACGCGGAGATCGCGGAGGGCCTGCGCCTGGGCTGGCGGCCGTGGCGCCTCGCGGCCGGTGTCTCCCTCGGTCTCGCGGCGGCGACCAAGTGGAACGGCCTGTACGTGATGGTGGGCTTCGGCCTGCTCACGGTCCTGTGGGACGTCGGCGGCCGCCGCACGGCCGGCGCGGTCCGCCCGTACCTCGCGGTGATCAAGAAGGACCTGGTCCCGGCGTTCGTGTCGGTGGTGCCGGTGGCGATCGGGACGTACCTGGCGACCTGGACGGGGTGGCTGGTCACCGACAAGGGCTACTTCCGGCACTGGGCCGAGGACCACGACAAGGCGGTCGGCGGCGGCACCTGGGGCTGGCTCCCGGACTGGCTGCGCAGCCTCTGGCACTACGAGTCCGAGGTGTAC
The DNA window shown above is from Streptomyces vietnamensis and carries:
- the rsmA gene encoding 16S rRNA (adenine(1518)-N(6)/adenine(1519)-N(6))-dimethyltransferase RsmA translates to MSTTTGPESPDALLGPADIRELAAALGVRPTKQKGQNFVIDANTVRRIVRTAEVRPDDVVVEVGPGLGSLTLALLEAADRVTAVEIDDVLAAALPSTIAARMPQKKDRFALVHSDAMHVEELPGPPPTALVANLPYNVAVPVLLHMLERFPTIERTLVMVQAEVADRLAAKPGNKVYGVPSVKANWYAEVKRAGAIGRNVFWPAPNVDSGLVSLVRRTEPLPTTATRQEVFAVVDAAFAQRRKTLRAALATWAGSPAAAEEALVKAGISPQARGESLTVEEFARIAENKPEAKA
- a CDS encoding acyltransferase family protein; the protein is MGISARELAEATPASRDRYVDLLRVASLAVVVLGHWLMAAVTADGQVGNLLAVVPGLQVVTWVFQVMPVFFFVGGFSHALAHRSRPQYAAFLRARLQRLLRPTMVFVGVWGAAALVLQLSGADGGLTGVALRLVTQPLWFIGIYLAMVAFTPPLLRLHERWGWGAFGALVGGAVVVDVLRFAADVPFVEFLNFAFVWLAVHQLGFLRADGMIRRPALLAGAGLLGATALVALGPYPLSMVGMPGEKVSNMAPPTLALLCHGLWLVGAVELLKGPGARFVARAGVWRTVVAANGIAMTAFLWHLTAMLGVYGALLGLGVELPPPASAAWWAQVPLRFAAAALLTALLVSVFRRFEAPAPARREGGSAPLAALGVTLALFGVLGLSMTGLGGLLEGHTATLVAVRVTAPAAVAMTLAGWLLVERPTSRRSR
- a CDS encoding TatD family hydrolase — encoded protein: MSAKDAPPPLPEPLLVEVADSHTHMDLQSGTVEEALVKAAAVGVTTVVQVGCDVKGSQWAAETAAAHENVHAAVALHPNEAPRIVLGDPDGWSRQGARPGGGDSALDDALGEIDRLAALPYVRGVGETGLDFFRTGPEGIAAQERSFRAHIEIAKRHGKALVIHDREAHADVLRVLDEEGAPERTVFHCYSGDAAMAEICAAKGYYMSFAGNVTFKNAQYLRDALAVAPLELVLVETDAPFLTPAPFRGRPNAPYLIPVTVRAMAEVRGIGENELAEAIAVNTARAFDY
- a CDS encoding resuscitation-promoting factor encodes the protein MSTSQGSHRVGRRGAGATLPVHEQPTQTAPLVVPGLLPAPAVVPGQGSRAGARRAARRRKASGGTGEGLRKLVPQALVVAFLAGGTSAFVADDKAVELTVDGVPRTLHTFADDVRELLADEGVAVGDHDIVAPGPGEALASGDEIVVRYGRPVSLTLDGQRRQVWTTAGTVEGALRQLGVRAEGAYLSASRGATISRQGLALDVRTERAVTFLADGRERTIRTNAATVREALTEAGITLSGQDTTSVPADSFPRDGQTVNVLRITGSKQVREESVPYAVEQVRDPELFAGTEAVERQGVPGVRRVTYSLRTVNGVRQRPRRTGEEIVREPVSRKVRIGTRPLPTSVAGADGLDWGALAACESGGRPNAVDPSGTYGGLYQFDPGTWHALGGTGTAQNAPAAEQTFRAKKLYVQRGASPWPHCGRRLTHG
- a CDS encoding SMP-30/gluconolactonase/LRE family protein, with amino-acid sequence MRRVPRLAAVAAATAALTVLAAGPASAVDPTVTDPRIVAHFDFAAGETPENIALAPDGSAYLTFAYAHKVVRVGKDGSGPTDVATFPTVVDPPAALVTGIARAHDGTLYVNYATGTADENGIWRIRPDGSAPQRIVKVPMSGFPNGLALDEKCNTLYAADSARGRVWSAPVPAGDEEVAATVWADDAALRPTEKLPFGANGLKIHDGAVWVSNTAHGTLLRIPIGKDGTAGPIRTRATGLTGIDDFAFTGHGDTVLAALIQADKLELVRPDGTHKTVLTGTDGLDGPTSVAVRAKTVYVPSAAYFDTVNPDPNLLLARISRNKL
- a CDS encoding ABC-F family ATP-binding cassette domain-containing protein, yielding MAVNLVNVENVSKVYGTRALLDGVSLGVSEGDRIGVVGRNGDGKTTLIRMLAKLEEADTGRVTHSGGLRLGVLTQHDSLDPKATIRHEVIGVMADHEWAGSAKIRDVLTGLFGGLDLPGFEKGLDTIIGPLSGGERRRIALAKLLIEEQDLIVLDEPTNHLDVEGIAWLAGHLQNRRSALVCVTHDRWFLDQVCTRMWDVQRGDVHEYEGGYSDYVFARAERERIAATEEAKRQNLMRKELAWLRRGAPARTSKPRYRIEAANELIADVPPPRDTSELMKFANARLGKTVFDLEDVSITAGPKELLKHLTWQLGPGDRIGLVGVNGAGKTSLLRALAEAAVSQGEKQPAAGKIVVGKTVRLAYLSQDVTELPATLRVLEAVQQIRDRVDLGKGREMTAGQLCEQFGFSKEKQWTPVGDLSGGERRRLQLLRLLMDEPNVLFLDEPTNDLDIETLTQLEDLLDGWPGSMVVISHDRFFIERTTDRTFALLGDKTLRMLPRGIEEYLERRQKMIEASLPTPAAAPAQQKSGVSAADARAAKKELQKVERQLDKLSDKEAKLHAQIADNATDFEKVAKLDAELRELAGEREELEMRWLELAEDA
- a CDS encoding 4-(cytidine 5'-diphospho)-2-C-methyl-D-erythritol kinase — its product is MSGGTESRGARSASAAAPGVTVRVPAKVNVQLAVGAARPDGFHDLANVFLAVSLYDEVTATPAAELTVTCEGPDADKVPLDRSNLAARAAELLAARHGISPDVHLHIKKDIPVAGGMAGGSADGAGALLACDALWGLDSPRETLLEICAELGSDVPFSLVGGAALGTGRGEKLTELPVGGTFHWVFAVADGGLSTPAVYGEFDRLAEGVDVPEPAASPALLEALATGDTTALAATLANDLQAPALSLRPSLAETLTVGTEAGALAALVSGSGPTTAFLVKDAEAAATVAAALTASGTCRAARPTTSPAPGATVL